One segment of Brassica napus cultivar Da-Ae chromosome C3, Da-Ae, whole genome shotgun sequence DNA contains the following:
- the LOC106415052 gene encoding uncharacterized protein LOC106415052, with protein MRGMRRGERLIWLMMCFVNDDVLPSKSCFFSCLYITTSFLFLLLPRLSLDLHLSFLLLFISTMATGKPLPKFGEWDVNNPASAEGFTVIFSKASDEKKTKKASGSAGPSTLVSPQNTDQNNHQDSQNPKAKKKWLCF; from the exons ATGCGGGGAATGAGAAGAGGTGAGAGGTTGATTTGGCTAATGATGTGTTTTGTCAACGACGACGTGCTTCCCTCTAAATCATGTTTCTTCTCTTGCCTGTATATTACAACTTCCtttctcttccttctcctccCACGTCTCTCTCTAGATCTTCATCTCTCTTTCCTCTTGCTTTTCATCTCAACAATGGCGACG GGGAAGCCACTGCCAAAGTTTGGTGAATGGGATGTGAACAACCCTGCATCCGCCGAAGGATTCACTGTCATTTTCAGCAAAGCTAGCGACGAGAAGAAGACCAAGAAAGCATCTGGCAGCGCAGGCCCTAGTACTCTGGTTTCACCTCAGAACACCGATCAAAACAACCACCAAGATTCTCAAAACCCAAAAGCTAAG AAGAAATGGCTTTGCTTTTGA
- the LOC106415047 gene encoding zinc finger CCCH domain-containing protein 67-like — translation MSKPDPDPKPPSGSSTEKDPVADHVTEELSDDLRNVGLSDEATEELSVPINVSEGDGETDQKAEDEEEEEGRERVEKRMMVYPVRPDAEDCSFYIRTGSCKYGSSCKFNHPVRRKLQIGREKVKEKEREENVENPRLMECKYYFRTGGCKYGETCRFSHTKEHTPLPSRPELNFLGLPIRPGEKECPFYMRNGSCKFGGDCKFNHPDPTAVGGVDSPLFRGNNGGSFAPKDAPQASSTSWSSPRHMNGTGTAPFIPVMYSQNRGVSPQTPEWSGYQAPSAYPPERNILPPSTYSANNSLAETSSFSQLQSTEEFPERPDQPECSYYVKTGDCKFKYKCKYHHPKNRLPKQSPSSFNDKGLPLRPEQSMCTHYSRYGICKFGPACRFDHSIPPTFSSTSSQTVETPQLGGNGNENDGWN, via the exons ATGAGCAAGcccgacccggatccgaaaCCGCCTTCAGGATCTTCCACCGAGAAGGATCCGGTAGCCGATCACGTCACCGAGGAGCTAAGTGATGATCTCAGGAATGTGGGTTTGTCGGATGAAGCTACGGAAGAGCTGAGCGTGCCGATTAATGTCTCTGAAGGTGATGGAGAAACGGATCAGAAGGCGgaggatgaggaggaggaggaaggaaGAGAGCGTGTGGAGAAGAGAATGATGGTTTATCCCGTGAGACCTGATGCAGAGGATTGCTCCTTTTATATCAGAACAGGGAGTTGCAAATACGGATCGAGTTGCAAGTTTAATCACCCTGTCCGAAGGAAGCTCCAa ATTGGTAGGGAGAAAgtaaaggaaaaggaaagggaaGAGAATGTGGAGAATCCGAGGCTCATGGAGTGCAAG TACTACTTCAGGACTGGAGGGTGCAAATATGGAGAGACTTGTAGATTCAGCCACACTAAAGAACACACTCCTCTGCCCTCACGGCCAGAGCTTAACTTCCTCGGTCTTCCTATCAGACCG GGAGAGAAAGAATGTCCTTTCTACATGCGAAATGGTTCCTGCAAGTTTGGAGGTGACTGCAAATTTAATCATCCGGATCCTACTGCTGTTGGAGGAGTTGATTCTCCTTTGTTCCGTGGTAACAATGGTGGATCATTTGCCCCAAAGGATGCACCACAAGCAAGTTCAACTTCTTGGTCCTCACCGAGACACATGAATGGGACTGGTACTGCTCCTTTTATTCCAGTCATGTACTCACAGAATCGTGGAGTTTCACCTCAAACTCCAGAGTGGAGTGGATATCAG GCGCCTTCTGCCTATCCACCAGAAAGGAATATACTTCCTCCTTCTACATACTCGGCTAACAATTCATTGGCAGAAACTAGTTCATTCTCACAACTCCAATCTACTGAGGAGTTTCCAGAACGTCCGGATCAGCCAGAGTGCAGTTATTATGTTAAAACTGGGGACTGTAAGTTCAAATATAAATGCAAATACCATCATCCCAAAAACAGATTGCCGAAGCAATCTCCATCCTCTTTCAATGACAAGGGCTTACCCCTAAGACCT GAGCAGAGCATGTGCACACACTACAGCCGCTACGGCATCTGCAAATTTGGTCCAGCTTGTAGATTCGATCATTCTATACCGCCTACATTCTCGTCCACCAGCTCCCAAACCGTAGAAACTCCTCAACTCGGAGGCAACGGAAATGAAAACGACGGCTGGAATTGA